A stretch of Triticum aestivum cultivar Chinese Spring chromosome 1D, IWGSC CS RefSeq v2.1, whole genome shotgun sequence DNA encodes these proteins:
- the LOC123167859 gene encoding uncharacterized protein → MAAGWSSLPADLLNEISGRLIADADQLHAHQVCAHWRASISPPAAYRPWVVAARQAPDGLSPVGEYSLQLPRGVPGVDFKAAPPGLPYCCGTPRGWLALADDVRSPTRLVLWEPNSGTEIPLPCLCPVVQVFLSGDPLESTHWMAVATKHRWPAAHILFFWRPGDAAWSGPAKVPCAKLHSVEFHAGNIYCIDGMFNVSIYDLKLGTASPPVLLRCFGMCPNQASESWPIRKYWKDSVRAVHVVACRGELLLVLLFHGRRPSLMEVYRPAWTPAEWPFRVGERVTDLGGYALFLGCGDAVALCAKEYPAIKGNCVYYRVHNLPKYRKHWAMVYDLGTGDVDDIPYPEVHKQENGCWPYSWFCPRRPFLKKQLA, encoded by the coding sequence ATGGCCGCCGGCTGGTCCTCCCTCCCCGCCGATCTTCTCAATGAGATCTCGGGTCGCCTGATCGCCGACGCCGACCAGCTCCACGCCCACCAGGTATGCGCCCACTGGCGAGCCTCAATTTCTCCTCCGGCCGCCTACCGCCCGTGGGTCGTCGCCGCCCGACAGGCCCCCGACGGACTGAGCCCAGTCGGCGAGTACTCCCTCCAGCTCCCTCGCGGCGTCCCGGGCGTCGACTTCAAGGCGGCCCCACCCGGCCTCCCGTACTGCTGCGGCACGCCCCGCGGCTGGCTCGCCCTTGCGGATGACGTCCGGTCCCCCACGCGGCTCGTGCTGTGGGAGCCCAACTCCGGCACCGAGATCCCGCTTCCATGCCTGTGCCCAGTCGTCCAGGTCTTCCTCTCCGGCGACCCGCTCGAGTCGACGCACTGGATGGCCGTGGCGACCAAGCACAGATGGCCCGCGGCGCACATCCTCTTCTTCTGGCGGCCCGGGGACGCCGCCTGGAGCGGCCCGGCCAAGGTTCCTTGCGCGAAACTCCACAGCGTCGAGTTCCATGCGGGGAACATATACTGCATCGACGGCATGTTCAACGTGTCCATCTACGATCTCAAGCTCGGCACGGCGTCCCCTCCCGTGCTCCTCCGGTGCTTCGGCATGTGCCCTAATCAGGCGTCGGAGTCGTGGCCGATCCGCAAGTATTGGAAGGACAGCGTGCGTGCGGTGCACGTCGTGGCCTGCCGCGGCGAGCTCCTGCTCGTGCTGCTGTTCCACGGCCGCCGCCCGTCGCTCATGGAAGTCTACAGGCCGGCGTGGACGCCCGCTGAATGGCCCTTCCGGGTCGGCGAGAGGGTGACTGACCTCGGGGGCTACGCGCTCTTCCTCGGCTGTGGCGACGCCGTTGCGCTGTGTGCCAAGGAGTACCCTGCGATCAAGGGGAACTGCGTTTACTACCGGGTGCACAACCTCCCCAAGTACAGGAAGCATTGGGCAATGGTGTATGATCTGGGGACGGGTGATGTGGACGATATACCTTACCCTGAGGTGCACAAGCAGGAGAATGGCTGCTGGCCATACTCTTGGTTTTGCCCTCGAAGGCCCTTCCTCAAGAAGCAGTTAGCTTAA